Proteins encoded within one genomic window of Deinococcus budaensis:
- a CDS encoding putative bifunctional diguanylate cyclase/phosphodiesterase codes for MPKLAPPRFPLVAGLAALAFVGQVGWVLGGGEARTGASGVTDGLYLLTVYLSALLCLLTLRRAPPALRAGLLLLGGALVLRSAADSVWTYLERYTHTPPFPSLADVLYLLEYPLIGLAFLRLSAVPLRPLQAARLALDSLIVVSALATLLWWTLLFPLLQAPGSSPLATLTSLAYPLFDLGLLSLLLMVVLHAQRPRPHLGLFMLGIGCTVLADLSFTTLVLENAYHSGHPIDLLFTGGALLWGLGAWQASRAGREPPARRPWPACLAPAVRQGLAALPFLAVVGACLLLFFLPHTDDAHDRGVLVGTLGTVLLLLARQGVAHADNLRLTRSLRRFARELEQSRAQLAYQAQHDPLTGLPNRSLFEAHLTRTLRGAAQGGGRFAVLFIDLDGFKGVNDRHGHAAGDELLTQVAGRLRAALEEGDLVARQGGDEFLALLPLPGGRDAVQAGRRLLDALRWPFDLHGQAVTVTAAIGVGLYPHDAREAGELRRCADLAMYRAKQAGRSELRCFSQEAGAGTAGPSARELRLRGALERGDLTLRYQPQFEVRGGRIMAAEALLRWTDAELGAVPPDQFIPLAEDSGLIVPIGAWVLEEACRQLARWRAQGWAGRMAVNVSPVQLAQPDLVEQVLGTLARCGLRGEDLELEITERAVLQDAQRASGGLARLRAAGVRIAVDDFGMGHAALLYLLAFPVDVLKIDRRFVQGALDRDHERQVVQALVAFARALNLDMVAEGVETEAQRALMEELGVGLVQGYLLGRPVPAQRLGELLASAQSSAQSSGHPAGLPLGRPT; via the coding sequence ATGCCGAAGCTCGCGCCGCCCCGTTTCCCCCTGGTCGCCGGGCTGGCGGCGCTGGCATTCGTGGGTCAGGTGGGGTGGGTGCTCGGCGGGGGGGAGGCGCGGACCGGGGCTTCCGGGGTCACGGACGGGCTGTATCTCCTGACCGTCTACCTCAGCGCGCTGCTGTGCCTGCTGACCCTGCGCCGCGCGCCTCCCGCCCTGCGCGCCGGACTGCTGCTGCTGGGTGGGGCGCTGGTCTTGCGGAGCGCGGCCGACAGCGTCTGGACGTATCTGGAGCGCTACACCCACACGCCGCCCTTTCCCTCGCTGGCCGACGTGCTGTACCTGCTGGAGTATCCCCTGATCGGTCTGGCCTTTCTGAGGCTCTCGGCGGTGCCCCTGCGCCCGCTCCAGGCCGCCCGGCTGGCACTCGACAGCCTGATCGTGGTGAGCGCGCTGGCGACCCTGCTGTGGTGGACGCTGCTGTTCCCGCTGCTCCAGGCCCCTGGAAGCTCGCCGCTGGCGACGCTGACGAGCCTGGCCTACCCGCTGTTCGACCTCGGGCTGCTGAGCCTGCTGCTGATGGTGGTGCTGCATGCCCAGCGCCCACGGCCGCACCTGGGGCTGTTCATGCTGGGCATCGGGTGCACCGTGCTGGCGGACCTGAGTTTCACGACCCTGGTGCTGGAAAACGCCTACCACAGCGGGCACCCCATCGACTTGCTGTTCACGGGCGGGGCGCTGCTGTGGGGCCTGGGAGCCTGGCAGGCCAGCCGGGCCGGGCGCGAGCCGCCCGCGCGGAGGCCCTGGCCTGCCTGCCTGGCCCCGGCGGTCCGGCAGGGTCTGGCGGCGCTGCCCTTCCTGGCGGTGGTCGGCGCCTGCCTGCTGCTGTTTTTCCTGCCGCACACCGACGACGCCCACGACCGCGGCGTGCTGGTCGGCACCCTGGGCACCGTGCTGCTGCTGCTGGCGCGGCAGGGGGTCGCCCACGCCGACAATCTGCGCCTGACGCGCTCGCTGCGGCGCTTTGCCCGCGAGCTGGAGCAGAGCCGGGCGCAGCTCGCCTATCAGGCCCAGCACGACCCGCTGACCGGGCTGCCCAACCGCAGTCTGTTCGAGGCCCACCTGACCCGCACGCTGCGGGGAGCGGCGCAGGGGGGCGGGCGCTTTGCGGTGCTGTTTATCGACCTCGACGGCTTCAAGGGGGTCAATGACCGCCACGGGCACGCGGCGGGCGACGAGCTGCTCACCCAGGTCGCCGGACGCCTGCGGGCCGCCCTGGAGGAAGGAGACCTGGTGGCCCGCCAGGGCGGCGACGAGTTCCTGGCGCTGCTGCCGCTGCCCGGCGGGCGCGACGCCGTGCAGGCGGGCCGCCGCCTGCTGGACGCCCTGCGCTGGCCTTTTGATCTGCACGGGCAGGCGGTCACGGTGACGGCCGCCATCGGCGTGGGCCTCTACCCGCACGACGCGCGCGAGGCCGGAGAGCTGCGCCGCTGCGCCGACCTCGCCATGTACCGCGCCAAGCAGGCCGGGCGCAGCGAACTGCGCTGCTTTTCGCAGGAGGCCGGGGCCGGGACGGCGGGACCCTCCGCGCGGGAGCTGCGGCTGCGCGGCGCGCTGGAACGCGGGGACCTGACGCTGCGCTACCAGCCGCAGTTTGAGGTGCGGGGCGGGCGGATCATGGCCGCCGAGGCGCTGCTGCGCTGGACCGACGCCGAGCTGGGAGCCGTGCCGCCCGACCAGTTCATTCCGCTGGCCGAGGACAGCGGGCTGATCGTGCCCATCGGCGCGTGGGTGCTGGAAGAAGCCTGCCGTCAGCTTGCGCGCTGGCGGGCGCAGGGCTGGGCGGGGCGCATGGCGGTCAACGTCTCCCCGGTGCAACTCGCGCAGCCGGACCTGGTCGAGCAGGTGCTGGGCACCCTGGCGCGCTGCGGCCTGCGCGGCGAGGACCTGGAACTGGAGATCACCGAGCGCGCCGTGCTGCAAGACGCCCAGCGGGCCTCCGGGGGACTGGCGCGGCTGCGCGCGGCCGGGGTGCGGATCGCGGTGGACGACTTCGGCATGGGGCACGCGGCGCTGCTGTACCTGCTGGCCTTTCCGGTTGACGTCCTCAAGATCGACCGCCGCTTCGTGCAGGGCGCCCTGGACCGCGACCACGAGCGGCAGGTCGTGCAGGCGCTGGTCGCCTTTGCGCGGGCGCTGAACCTCGACATGGTCGCCGAGGGCGTCGAGACCGAGGCCCAGCGCGCGCTGATGGAGGAACTGGGGGTGGGCCTGGTCCAGGGCTACTTGCTGGGCCGCCCGGTGCCCGCGCAGCGGCTGGGCGAGCTGCTCGCCTCCGCGCAGTCCTCGGCGCAGTCCTCCGGCCACCCGGCTGGTCTTCCCCTGGGGCGGCCGACATGA
- a CDS encoding sialidase family protein — MRGPADREIEGQVTSPEGGETGRARPPGGKALLRLLSLLEEAGLNGQAEATLQRVLSPEGRAEFRARAARFTVAPPADLGAGPPGHPAPFTGDTQGGGGPAIAERYIAAAQRLGPPTTAGPQWRCLGPWTIPNGQTYGASRVNVSGRVSAIAIDPRRPDHLLCGSAHGGVWESLNRGASWAPRTDYAATLTVGALAFNPSDPRTVYCGTGEGNWWSYLGAGLLRSTDGGTTWATLCGAPFTGQGFYDLRVDHADGQRLLAATTEGLYTSNDGGVTWTQRRSGAHWSVTLAPPGAAAELLVGAADGVYRSVDGGVNWAADALPGAPASWNRLAVAIAPSNPEVAYVWGASGAASYLYRRAAGSWTQVASPPGVNTGQAWYDWFLAVSPDRDTQVYCGAIEVHRGDLSGTTWTWVNLTNKGTSGDSIHPDQHAIAFEPGRPDCLYVGNDGGLFRSDNRGLNWQHCNNGLIISEFEYLAQDYGSSRWLIGGTQDNGTQRWSGAAAWEHVADGDGGDCGVNRNDPRRVFHTYFGMSPERSESRGDWGSWAGIAPPVPPGEGSAFYPPFECSATTGDTVAMGGDALYIARNGGAWTRLVFPSAARSSALAIPDADSVYVGTTDGRLYRSTWSGTAWSGLVALTPPRTGAFLSDIFVQPSNTRRMWVTSRRVGGGRVFRSDDGGSTWTDCTAGLPTLPINAVEVDDRDPQRIWVAADLGVYQSLDGGASWTSFSNGLPNMFVGDLLFQPHARVLRVGTRNRGVWEIPVDGWMTRPQCGVQWSGNLGPNAEGRWFTHSWPATWHVVWTVMPTTPRPGAPQVSWTVRVERADAERVTYWMTVKNLTPQALTFEGRYCILSRY, encoded by the coding sequence ATGCGTGGACCGGCGGACCGCGAGATCGAAGGCCAAGTCACGTCACCGGAGGGGGGAGAGACCGGCCGGGCGCGCCCACCCGGGGGAAAAGCTTTGCTGCGGTTGCTGTCGCTTCTCGAGGAAGCGGGGCTGAATGGCCAGGCAGAGGCCACGCTTCAGCGGGTGCTGTCTCCCGAGGGCCGTGCAGAGTTCCGGGCACGTGCGGCGCGCTTCACCGTGGCGCCACCTGCGGACTTGGGCGCCGGGCCGCCGGGCCACCCCGCCCCCTTCACCGGGGACACTCAGGGCGGGGGCGGTCCCGCCATCGCTGAACGGTACATCGCGGCCGCCCAGCGGCTGGGGCCACCCACCACGGCTGGACCGCAGTGGCGGTGCCTCGGACCGTGGACCATTCCCAACGGTCAGACCTACGGCGCCAGCCGCGTCAACGTTTCGGGCCGGGTATCGGCCATCGCCATCGACCCACGTCGCCCGGACCATCTGTTGTGCGGCTCGGCCCACGGGGGCGTCTGGGAGAGCCTGAATCGCGGCGCAAGCTGGGCACCCCGCACCGATTACGCCGCCACGTTGACGGTGGGCGCCCTGGCCTTCAATCCCAGTGATCCCCGAACGGTGTATTGCGGAACCGGCGAGGGCAATTGGTGGTCATACCTGGGGGCGGGCCTCCTGCGCTCGACCGACGGCGGCACGACCTGGGCCACCCTGTGCGGCGCGCCCTTTACCGGGCAGGGCTTCTACGACCTGAGGGTGGATCACGCGGATGGACAGCGTCTGCTGGCCGCCACCACGGAAGGCCTGTACACCTCGAATGATGGTGGCGTGACCTGGACCCAGCGGCGCAGCGGCGCCCACTGGTCGGTCACGCTCGCGCCCCCGGGCGCCGCGGCCGAGCTGCTGGTGGGTGCGGCGGACGGCGTGTACCGCTCGGTGGACGGCGGCGTGAACTGGGCGGCCGACGCCCTTCCCGGTGCCCCCGCCTCCTGGAACCGCCTCGCCGTCGCCATCGCTCCTTCCAATCCAGAGGTGGCTTACGTCTGGGGGGCGAGCGGGGCCGCGTCCTATCTGTACCGCCGTGCTGCCGGAAGTTGGACGCAGGTCGCCTCGCCGCCAGGCGTGAACACCGGCCAGGCCTGGTACGACTGGTTTCTGGCCGTCTCTCCCGACCGCGACACGCAGGTCTATTGCGGCGCCATCGAGGTCCACCGGGGGGACCTGTCCGGCACGACCTGGACCTGGGTCAACCTGACCAATAAGGGGACCAGCGGCGATTCCATTCACCCGGACCAGCACGCCATCGCCTTTGAACCGGGGCGGCCGGACTGCCTCTACGTGGGGAATGACGGCGGACTCTTCCGGAGCGACAACCGGGGCCTGAACTGGCAGCACTGCAACAACGGCCTCATCATCTCGGAGTTCGAGTATCTGGCGCAGGACTACGGCTCCTCCCGCTGGTTGATCGGCGGGACCCAGGACAATGGCACCCAGCGCTGGAGCGGGGCGGCGGCCTGGGAACACGTCGCCGACGGCGATGGCGGCGACTGCGGGGTCAACCGCAACGATCCGCGCCGGGTCTTTCACACGTACTTCGGGATGAGTCCCGAGCGGTCAGAAAGTCGCGGCGACTGGGGATCCTGGGCGGGCATCGCGCCGCCGGTGCCTCCAGGGGAGGGCAGCGCGTTTTACCCACCCTTCGAGTGCAGCGCCACCACCGGAGACACGGTCGCCATGGGGGGAGACGCCCTCTACATCGCCCGCAACGGCGGCGCCTGGACCCGGCTGGTCTTCCCGAGTGCCGCCCGCTCGAGCGCGCTGGCCATCCCCGACGCGGACTCGGTCTACGTGGGCACCACCGATGGCCGCCTGTACCGCAGCACCTGGAGCGGGACGGCCTGGTCGGGTCTGGTGGCCCTCACCCCACCGCGGACAGGCGCTTTCCTGAGCGACATCTTCGTTCAGCCGTCCAACACCCGCCGGATGTGGGTCACGTCCCGCCGGGTGGGCGGCGGCCGGGTCTTTCGCTCGGACGACGGCGGGAGCACCTGGACCGACTGCACGGCGGGGCTGCCCACGCTGCCGATCAATGCCGTGGAGGTCGATGACCGCGACCCGCAGCGAATCTGGGTGGCCGCTGATCTGGGGGTGTACCAGTCGCTGGACGGGGGAGCCTCGTGGACCTCCTTTTCCAATGGCCTGCCCAACATGTTCGTCGGGGACCTGCTCTTTCAGCCGCATGCCCGGGTGTTGAGGGTAGGGACGCGCAACCGGGGCGTGTGGGAGATTCCAGTGGACGGCTGGATGACCCGCCCGCAGTGCGGGGTGCAGTGGAGCGGCAACCTGGGTCCCAACGCCGAGGGGCGCTGGTTCACGCACAGCTGGCCCGCCACCTGGCATGTGGTCTGGACGGTGATGCCCACCACGCCGCGTCCCGGCGCGCCGCAGGTGAGCTGGACCGTGAGGGTGGAGCGGGCGGACGCCGAACGGGTGACCTACTGGATGACCGTCAAGAACCTGACGCCGCAGGCCCTGACCTTCGAGGGTCGGTACTGCATTCTCAGCCGTTACTGA
- a CDS encoding GH1 family beta-glucosidase, with amino-acid sequence MTQTRITQTRAAQTWPAPGTLRRADFPAGFTFGVATSSYQIEGAAAEDGRGPSIWDTFCREPGRIRDRSNGDVACDHYHRWEADLDLIAALGVDAYRFSVAWPRVQPGGSGPINAAGLDFYERLTDGLLARGVEPHVTLYHWDLPQPLQDAGGWANRDTAHRFAEYSAAVAERLGDRVKSYATLNEPWCSSILSYEIGEHAPGLRDRRLALAAAHGLLLGHGLALPEIRRHAPGAGAGIVLNLGPQMPASDRPEDVAAARLADGRLNRWFLGPLLRGEYPADVWEACGADVPEVQGGDLAPIAAPLDFLGVNYYTRGVLGAPGGGVPTGAPVTDMGWEIYPQGLTELLTRLKADYPNLPPVVITENGAAFADRLQDGRVHDAGRVQYLQTHLEALRQAVEAGVDVRGYFAWSLMDNFEWAYGYEKRFGLVYVDYGTQERVLKDSAHWYREFLG; translated from the coding sequence ATGACCCAGACCCGCATCACCCAGACCCGAGCTGCCCAGACCTGGCCTGCCCCCGGCACCCTGCGCCGCGCCGACTTCCCGGCGGGCTTCACCTTCGGCGTCGCCACGTCCTCCTACCAGATCGAGGGGGCCGCCGCCGAGGATGGCCGGGGACCCTCCATCTGGGACACCTTCTGCCGCGAGCCGGGGCGCATCCGCGACCGCAGCAACGGCGACGTGGCCTGCGACCACTACCACCGCTGGGAGGCGGACCTCGACCTGATCGCCGCGCTGGGGGTGGACGCCTACCGCTTCTCGGTCGCCTGGCCGCGCGTGCAGCCGGGCGGGAGTGGCCCCATCAACGCCGCCGGGCTGGACTTCTACGAGCGGCTCACCGACGGTCTGCTCGCGCGGGGTGTCGAGCCGCACGTCACCTTGTACCACTGGGACCTGCCGCAGCCGCTTCAGGACGCGGGCGGGTGGGCGAACCGCGACACGGCGCACCGCTTCGCCGAGTACAGCGCCGCCGTCGCGGAGCGGCTGGGCGACCGGGTGAAGAGCTACGCCACGCTGAACGAACCGTGGTGCTCCTCCATCCTCTCCTACGAGATCGGGGAACACGCGCCCGGCCTGAGAGACCGCCGTCTGGCCCTGGCCGCCGCGCACGGGCTGCTGCTGGGGCATGGGCTGGCCCTGCCCGAAATCCGCCGTCACGCGCCGGGCGCCGGGGCGGGCATCGTCCTGAACCTGGGGCCGCAGATGCCCGCCAGCGACCGCCCGGAGGACGTGGCCGCCGCGCGGCTGGCCGACGGACGGCTCAACCGCTGGTTTCTGGGTCCCCTGCTGCGCGGCGAGTACCCGGCCGACGTGTGGGAAGCCTGCGGGGCGGACGTGCCGGAAGTGCAGGGGGGTGACCTCGCCCCCATCGCGGCGCCGCTGGACTTTCTGGGGGTCAACTACTACACGCGCGGCGTGCTGGGCGCGCCCGGGGGCGGCGTGCCTACGGGCGCGCCCGTCACCGACATGGGCTGGGAAATCTACCCCCAGGGCCTGACCGAGCTGCTGACCCGGCTGAAGGCGGACTACCCGAACCTGCCGCCGGTCGTCATCACCGAGAACGGCGCGGCCTTCGCGGACCGGCTTCAGGACGGCCGGGTACATGACGCCGGGCGGGTGCAGTACCTCCAGACCCACCTGGAGGCCCTGCGCCAGGCTGTGGAGGCGGGCGTGGACGTGCGCGGCTACTTCGCGTGGTCCCTGATGGACAACTTCGAATGGGCCTACGGCTACGAGAAGCGTTTCGGGCTGGTGTACGTGGACTACGGGACGCAGGAGCGTGTGCTCAAAGACAGCGCCCACTGGTACCGCGAGTTTCTCGGCTGA
- a CDS encoding DUF6326 family protein: MTRPVPLHSAPKDPPIPVRVKLAAAWTSFMFLYVYVDILNFYKPGVVDGILAGLIWKFDISSALLTIFLVSVSIPAMMVWLSMTLPVRVNRATNLVVASLLIPYSVFNAAGATWEWAAFYGLSIGLEVLLLASILRSAWTWRRPHEGAADAAAAA, from the coding sequence ATGACACGACCTGTCCCCCTCCACAGCGCCCCCAAGGACCCGCCGATCCCCGTGCGGGTCAAGCTCGCCGCCGCCTGGACCAGCTTCATGTTCCTCTACGTCTACGTCGACATCCTGAATTTCTACAAGCCCGGCGTCGTCGACGGCATCCTGGCTGGCCTCATCTGGAAGTTCGACATCAGCTCGGCGCTCTTGACCATCTTTCTCGTGTCCGTGTCGATCCCGGCCATGATGGTGTGGCTCTCCATGACGTTGCCCGTCCGGGTAAACCGCGCCACGAACCTCGTCGTCGCGTCGCTCCTCATCCCCTACTCGGTGTTCAACGCGGCAGGGGCGACCTGGGAGTGGGCCGCCTTCTACGGCCTCTCCATCGGCCTCGAGGTGCTGCTGCTGGCCTCCATCCTGCGCTCTGCCTGGACCTGGCGCCGACCACACGAAGGCGCGGCGGATGCCGCAGCAGCAGCTTGA
- a CDS encoding response regulator transcription factor — protein MNRGQLVLIVEDEPDIAEVLEVYLRREGFRTERASTGPGAVHLHRAARPDLVLLDVNLPEFDGFEVLRRIRETAGTPVIMVTAFAEDLDKLLGLKMGADDYVVKPFSPLEVVARVGAVLRRAGTRLEGQPLRFARLELDPLAVRVRVAGERLDVTLTEYRLLEHLLRHRGRVCSRAELLDVALPESDALERVIDTHLWNLRRKLERAGQPGLIQTVRGLGFRLADE, from the coding sequence GTGAACCGGGGTCAACTCGTGCTGATCGTGGAGGACGAGCCAGATATTGCCGAGGTGCTGGAGGTGTATCTGCGCCGCGAGGGGTTCCGCACCGAGCGGGCCAGCACCGGCCCAGGGGCCGTGCACCTGCACCGCGCGGCCCGGCCGGACCTGGTGCTGCTGGACGTCAATCTGCCCGAGTTCGACGGCTTCGAGGTGCTGCGGCGCATCCGGGAGACGGCGGGGACGCCCGTGATCATGGTCACGGCGTTCGCGGAAGACCTGGACAAACTCCTGGGCCTCAAGATGGGCGCGGACGATTACGTGGTCAAGCCCTTCAGCCCGTTGGAGGTGGTCGCCCGCGTGGGGGCCGTGCTGCGCCGCGCCGGAACGCGGCTTGAGGGGCAACCGCTCCGTTTTGCCCGGCTGGAACTCGACCCGCTGGCCGTGCGGGTGCGGGTGGCCGGTGAGCGCCTCGACGTGACCCTGACCGAGTACCGCCTCCTCGAACACCTGCTGCGGCACCGGGGCCGGGTCTGTTCCCGCGCGGAACTGCTGGACGTGGCCCTGCCTGAATCCGACGCGCTGGAACGGGTGATCGACACCCACCTGTGGAACCTGCGCCGGAAACTAGAGCGGGCAGGTCAACCGGGCCTCATCCAGACCGTGCGCGGCTTGGGCTTCCGACTGGCGGACGAATGA
- a CDS encoding sensor histidine kinase, with protein MKPQRGTPWQAVWRGWNSLAADLYKAMLGVVLLTSLTVFVVLSYAWSAFMDEVQRQTRELLTAQLQVSPDRLDPLLAQARRLSETTLNVDQIRGLFVFALVLLFTLLSLLVWWSARRFARPLTLLSAAAHRLTTGDFTARAALSRSLTRRTDETARLLRDFNAMAASLERLERERRYGVAAIAHELRTPVTVLRGRLEGLRDGVLPASPQELEKLIGHADLLSRLIEDLQLLSLAEAGELRLELGPVELRDVLIRLHADHLKAAQAQGAQLLLDLCAEPVRVIGDRRRLQQVVHNLLTNALRHTPPHGTVWIKLAVEAGAVHIEIHNTGTGFTAEALNRAFERFYSGPDRERGRGGSGLGLAISKSLIEAHGGELRLFNTDTGAGVRITLNPLAEGEGLHGARPRSAPSTRRPGG; from the coding sequence ATGAAGCCGCAGCGGGGAACGCCCTGGCAGGCCGTGTGGCGCGGCTGGAACTCCCTGGCCGCCGACCTCTACAAAGCCATGCTGGGGGTGGTGCTGCTGACCTCTCTCACCGTGTTCGTCGTCCTCAGTTACGCCTGGTCGGCATTCATGGATGAGGTGCAGCGCCAGACCAGGGAACTGCTCACCGCCCAATTGCAAGTCTCCCCGGATCGACTCGACCCGCTGCTGGCACAGGCCAGGCGGCTGTCCGAAACCACCCTGAATGTGGATCAAATCCGGGGCCTGTTCGTGTTCGCCCTGGTGCTGCTCTTCACCCTGCTGTCGCTGCTCGTGTGGTGGTCGGCCCGGCGGTTTGCCCGCCCCCTGACCCTCCTGTCTGCCGCCGCGCACCGGCTGACCACCGGAGACTTCACCGCCCGCGCCGCACTCAGCCGCAGTCTGACCCGCCGCACCGACGAAACGGCGAGGCTCCTGAGGGACTTCAACGCCATGGCCGCGTCCCTGGAACGGCTGGAGCGGGAACGGCGCTACGGCGTGGCCGCCATTGCCCACGAACTGCGCACGCCGGTCACCGTGCTGCGCGGGCGACTGGAGGGTCTGCGTGACGGCGTCTTGCCCGCCAGCCCGCAGGAACTGGAGAAACTGATCGGCCACGCCGACCTGCTCTCCAGACTGATCGAAGATCTCCAGCTCCTTTCGCTGGCCGAGGCGGGCGAATTGCGGCTCGAACTTGGCCCGGTGGAACTGCGGGATGTCCTGATCCGTCTGCACGCCGATCACCTGAAGGCAGCCCAGGCACAGGGCGCCCAACTTCTCCTGGACCTCTGCGCCGAACCGGTCCGGGTGATCGGCGACCGGCGCCGGTTGCAGCAGGTCGTCCACAACCTGCTGACCAACGCCCTGCGCCACACGCCTCCGCACGGCACAGTCTGGATCAAGCTTGCGGTGGAAGCGGGGGCCGTCCACATCGAGATTCACAACACCGGCACAGGGTTCACCGCCGAAGCCCTGAACCGGGCCTTCGAACGGTTTTACAGCGGCCCGGACCGGGAACGTGGGCGCGGCGGAAGTGGGCTGGGGCTGGCCATCTCGAAATCCTTGATCGAAGCGCACGGCGGCGAGCTGAGGCTGTTCAACACCGACACGGGAGCGGGGGTGCGGATCACGCTGAACCCACTCGCTGAAGGTGAAGGGCTTCACGGAGCAAGGCCACGATCAGCGCCTTCAACCCGTCGGCCGGGGGGGTGA
- a CDS encoding PAS domain-containing sensor histidine kinase, with product MTHTTDLPPFPDGPTSAASEMGLLVRDFDWAATPLGPRESWPGSLRTVTDLLLAHPFAMTLLWGQDLVQVYNDPYRLLMGAKHPAGLGQPTRECWPEVWPFNAPLYEAVMQRGEAAHFSDQPLTIQRHGHDEEAFFTLCYSPVRDESGEVGGVLVTVIETTERVRAQQQVQEGTRQLDAGARAQEALVTFTEAVGTQAGVWALIRQAIEVLRARFGDGSSLVYFEREGDRWRARVWTEDLEAQPELLGTLQAGLPLDTLLPAEAARTREPLFIDRWDTAQEEVPHSGPYRAAANTPLVVNGEVCGLIGLGLRHTHRWNERDRAVVRAVGRGLNLALERAEEARQWQAQNAELDARNRALGAFAELTRDLALETDPYRLIRRTQEVVLSLLPAGFSLYFEPGEDAGRWLLRSQVGEVSTPELQRAVQSLPFADTANLRIPWESGESHFQDAYDHAADQLSGSERYPGASATLPVSVGGRQRGVLGFALSREHRWTRADRAMLDTVRSSLNLALERVETTAALVAQRQSLEAANEELEAFTYSVSHDLRTPVRHVMGFNQLLRQHLGAGADARGERYLKVIEEAAGRMNTLIDAMLDLSRTSRQPLRLGPVELGELVEAVRWELEGEGPGRGVRWQIGPLPRVMADRDTLRQVLSNLLDNALKYTRPREAPQIELWAEGRPGEWAVFVRDNGVGFDPRYSNKLFGVFQRLHRAEDFEGTGVGLANVRRIVTRHGGRVWAEGLPGEGATFAFTLPRT from the coding sequence ATGACCCACACGACTGACCTCCCGCCTTTTCCTGACGGGCCGACCTCTGCGGCAAGCGAGATGGGCCTGCTGGTGCGCGACTTTGACTGGGCCGCCACGCCGCTGGGTCCCCGGGAGAGCTGGCCCGGCAGCCTGCGGACCGTGACCGACCTGCTGCTGGCGCATCCCTTCGCCATGACCCTGCTGTGGGGCCAGGACCTCGTGCAGGTCTACAACGACCCCTACCGGCTGCTGATGGGCGCCAAGCACCCCGCCGGGCTGGGGCAGCCCACCCGCGAGTGCTGGCCGGAGGTCTGGCCTTTCAATGCCCCGCTGTACGAGGCGGTCATGCAGCGCGGCGAGGCCGCCCACTTCAGCGACCAGCCCCTGACCATCCAGCGGCACGGGCACGACGAGGAGGCCTTTTTTACCCTCTGCTACAGCCCGGTCCGCGACGAGTCGGGCGAGGTGGGCGGCGTGCTCGTCACGGTGATCGAGACGACCGAGCGGGTGCGCGCCCAGCAGCAGGTGCAGGAGGGCACCCGGCAGCTGGACGCGGGCGCCCGCGCGCAGGAGGCGCTTGTCACCTTTACCGAGGCGGTGGGCACCCAGGCCGGGGTGTGGGCGCTGATCCGCCAGGCCATCGAGGTGCTGCGGGCACGCTTCGGCGACGGCAGTTCCCTGGTGTACTTCGAGCGCGAGGGTGACCGCTGGCGCGCGCGGGTCTGGACCGAGGACCTGGAGGCGCAGCCCGAGCTGCTGGGCACGCTGCAAGCCGGCCTGCCGCTGGACACCCTGCTGCCTGCCGAGGCCGCCCGGACCCGCGAGCCGCTGTTTATCGACCGCTGGGACACCGCGCAGGAGGAGGTGCCCCACTCGGGTCCGTACCGGGCCGCCGCCAACACGCCGCTGGTGGTCAACGGCGAGGTCTGCGGCCTCATCGGCCTGGGGCTGCGCCACACCCACCGCTGGAACGAGCGTGACCGGGCAGTGGTGCGGGCGGTCGGGCGCGGGCTGAACCTGGCATTGGAACGGGCCGAGGAGGCGCGGCAGTGGCAGGCCCAGAACGCCGAACTCGACGCGCGCAACCGGGCGCTGGGGGCCTTTGCGGAGCTGACCCGTGACCTGGCGCTGGAAACGGACCCTTACCGGCTGATCCGCCGGACACAGGAGGTCGTGCTGAGCCTGCTGCCCGCCGGGTTCTCGCTGTACTTCGAACCCGGGGAAGACGCCGGGCGCTGGCTGCTGCGCTCGCAGGTGGGCGAGGTCAGCACCCCCGAACTGCAAAGGGCGGTCCAGAGCCTGCCCTTTGCGGACACGGCCAACCTGCGGATTCCCTGGGAAAGCGGCGAGTCCCACTTTCAGGACGCCTACGACCACGCCGCCGACCAGCTCAGCGGCAGCGAGCGGTATCCGGGGGCCTCCGCGACGCTGCCGGTGTCGGTGGGGGGGCGGCAGCGGGGGGTGCTGGGGTTCGCGCTGTCGCGGGAGCACCGCTGGACCCGCGCCGACCGGGCGATGCTGGACACCGTGCGCAGCAGCCTGAATCTGGCGCTGGAGCGCGTCGAGACCACGGCGGCCCTGGTCGCGCAGCGCCAGAGCCTGGAGGCCGCCAACGAGGAGCTGGAAGCCTTTACCTACAGCGTCTCGCACGACCTGCGGACCCCGGTGCGGCACGTGATGGGCTTTAACCAGCTGCTGCGCCAGCACCTCGGCGCGGGGGCGGACGCCAGGGGCGAGCGCTACCTGAAGGTGATTGAGGAGGCCGCCGGACGCATGAACACCCTGATCGACGCGATGCTCGACCTGTCGCGGACCTCGCGGCAGCCGCTGCGGCTGGGGCCGGTGGAGCTGGGCGAACTGGTAGAAGCGGTGCGCTGGGAACTCGAAGGCGAGGGGCCGGGGCGCGGGGTGCGGTGGCAGATCGGCCCGCTTCCCCGGGTGATGGCCGACCGCGACACCCTGCGCCAGGTGCTGAGCAACCTGCTCGACAACGCCCTGAAGTACACCCGCCCGCGCGAGGCGCCCCAGATCGAGCTGTGGGCCGAGGGGCGCCCCGGCGAGTGGGCGGTGTTCGTCCGCGACAACGGGGTGGGCTTCGATCCCCGCTACAGCAACAAGCTGTTCGGGGTGTTTCAGCGCCTGCACCGCGCCGAGGACTTCGAGGGCACCGGCGTGGGTCTGGCGAACGTGCGGCGGATCGTCACCCGCCACGGGGGCCGGGTCTGGGCCGAGGGCCTGCCCGGCGAGGGCGCGACCTTCGCCTTCACGCTGCCCAGAACCTGA